Genomic DNA from Syntrophomonadaceae bacterium:
GAAAAGATTTATCAAAAGGCCGCCGATACAATGCAAACTTTAACAGCAGTACCCCAGGATGTAACCAGGATTATCAACCGTTTAGCTGAAGGAAATTTTACTACCATTTTCGTACACAAGGGCCTTGAGGAACTTAATCAAAGTATTGTAATATTTTCCCTGCGGATTAGCATCAGCATCATCATCGGCGCCCTTTTGCTGGGCTCGGCGTTTGTGCTTCAGGCAGGTGCGGGTCCCCAGCTGAGGGGACTTTCCATTATTGGATTGGGAGGCTTTTTGCTAGCCGTCTGCATGGGCTTTTGGCTGAGCCTGGGCATGATGAAAAAAAGGCAGTTAAAAGATTAAATGGTGAACATTAGCAGATCATCCCGGCAGGACAATCCGCTGAAAAAAAAGAAATCCCTCATCGACACAATGCCGCCGTGGTTCATTACATAGATACTGGAGCCATGCTCCGTAAGAAAACCCGGGCAAAAAGCCGCCAGGTTTTTTAAGGGCAGGCAGCGGCTAATTTCTTAAAAAAAGTGCAAGTTTTTTGCAGCTCCGGTCGTATTATAGGGTAGATAAGGAAACGAGGGAAAACAGTGGACAGACTGCCGGATGAAATGCTGGTGAAGTCGTGTCTCCAGGGGGACATGGGTTCCTTTGGTGAATTGGTGCGCCGGTATCAAAAACAGGTCTATAGTCTGGCTTACCGGCTGACCAATGATGCGGAAGAGGCCATGGACCTCTCGCAGGAGGTTTTTTTAAAAATCTATCAGGTTTTAGAGCGGTATGACGATTCCAGGCCGTTTTTTCCCTGGATGTATAAGGTGGCCAGCAACGTATGTTATAGTCTGCTTAGGAAAAGGCCCCAGGAGTCGGTCCCGTTAGAAAAGGTGATTGAATTCACTCCGCTGATCCCAAAAATTGAATCTCAACCGGAAGATTATTATGAGTCCAGGGAAATCCAGCAGCTGGTCCAGCGGGCCATTGCAGAACTGCCTGAAAAGTACAGAGTGCCGCTGGTGTTGCGCTTCCTGGAAGACCTGACATACCAGCAAATTGCTG
This window encodes:
- a CDS encoding sigma-70 family RNA polymerase sigma factor codes for the protein MDRLPDEMLVKSCLQGDMGSFGELVRRYQKQVYSLAYRLTNDAEEAMDLSQEVFLKIYQVLERYDDSRPFFPWMYKVASNVCYSLLRKRPQESVPLEKVIEFTPLIPKIESQPEDYYESREIQQLVQRAIAELPEKYRVPLVLRFLEDLTYQQIAEVMELPVSTIETRLYRGKALLQKRLSIVMEKGVRRELSRC